One part of the Paramormyrops kingsleyae isolate MSU_618 chromosome 2, PKINGS_0.4, whole genome shotgun sequence genome encodes these proteins:
- the dgcr6 gene encoding protein DGCR6 isoform X1, whose translation METYSGAYGEQTDSAKQQERHYYLLSELQTLVKDLASSFQQRLSHTTLSDLALALIDGTVYEIVQGLLEIQHLTERNLYNQRQKLHSEHRESMGSHFNHHYCVAPTWMMQRQAFCATLKQELVRKHKEALQACKSHNLAVLRMNQQAETEALEQRVKEEQSMMDEKIVVELDQKVVDQQTTLEKAGVPGFYRTTNSQELTMQMNLLELILKLQQKESQSRSLS comes from the exons atgGAGACGTACTCCGGTGCCTATGGCGAGCAGACTGACTCGGCGAAGCAGCAGGAGAGACATTACTACCTCCTGTCTGAGCTCCAGACGCTTGTAAAAGACTTGGCCAG ctctttCCAGCAGCGCCTGTCGCACACCACCCTGAGTGACCTGGCCCTTGCGCTCATCGATGGCACCGTGTACGAAATCGTCCAGGGGCTGCTTGAGATTCAGCACCTAACGGAGAGGAACTTGTACAATCAGAGACAGAAGCTGCATAGTGAACACAGAG AatcaatggggagccacttcaaccaccactactgtgtagcccccacctggatgatgcaacgGCAGGCTTTCTGTGCCA CTCTCAAACAGGAGCTTGTTCGCAAGCACAAGGAAGCACTACAGGCCTGCAAATCCCACAACCTGGCAGTTCTGAGGATGAACCAGCAGGCGGAGACAGAG GCCTTGGAGCAGCGTGTGAAGGAGGAGCAAAGCATGATGGATGAGAAGATTGTAGTGGAGCTGGACCAGAAGGTGGTGGACCAGCAGACGACACTAGAGAAGGCAGGGGTTCCAGGCTTCTACCGGACCACCAACTCCCAG GAACTGACCATGCAGATGAACCTGCTGGAGCTGATTCTCAAGCTGCAGCAGAAGGAGTCTCAGTCTAGGAGCCTTTCCTGA
- the dgcr6 gene encoding protein DGCR6 isoform X2: protein METYSGAYGEQTDSAKQQERHYYLLSELQTLVKDLASSFQQRLSHTTLSDLALALIDGTVYEIVQGLLEIQHLTERNLYNQRQKLHSEHRALKQELVRKHKEALQACKSHNLAVLRMNQQAETEALEQRVKEEQSMMDEKIVVELDQKVVDQQTTLEKAGVPGFYRTTNSQELTMQMNLLELILKLQQKESQSRSLS, encoded by the exons atgGAGACGTACTCCGGTGCCTATGGCGAGCAGACTGACTCGGCGAAGCAGCAGGAGAGACATTACTACCTCCTGTCTGAGCTCCAGACGCTTGTAAAAGACTTGGCCAG ctctttCCAGCAGCGCCTGTCGCACACCACCCTGAGTGACCTGGCCCTTGCGCTCATCGATGGCACCGTGTACGAAATCGTCCAGGGGCTGCTTGAGATTCAGCACCTAACGGAGAGGAACTTGTACAATCAGAGACAGAAGCTGCATAGTGAACACAGAG CTCTCAAACAGGAGCTTGTTCGCAAGCACAAGGAAGCACTACAGGCCTGCAAATCCCACAACCTGGCAGTTCTGAGGATGAACCAGCAGGCGGAGACAGAG GCCTTGGAGCAGCGTGTGAAGGAGGAGCAAAGCATGATGGATGAGAAGATTGTAGTGGAGCTGGACCAGAAGGTGGTGGACCAGCAGACGACACTAGAGAAGGCAGGGGTTCCAGGCTTCTACCGGACCACCAACTCCCAG GAACTGACCATGCAGATGAACCTGCTGGAGCTGATTCTCAAGCTGCAGCAGAAGGAGTCTCAGTCTAGGAGCCTTTCCTGA